One genomic window of Roseateles sp. DAIF2 includes the following:
- the cysW gene encoding sulfate ABC transporter permease subunit CysW encodes MSGAATSTLSLGAAKGGRYQSNPATREAPWVRYTLLTLGLAFFALFLILPLVTVFAEALRKGWQVYFDALVEPDAVSAVKLTLIAALISVPLNLVFGVSAAWAIAKHDFRGKQLLITFIDLPFSVSPVVAGLIYVLLFGAQGWFGPWLQANDIKIIFAVPGIVLATVFVTFPFVARELIPLMQAQGRDEEEAATVLGASGWQTFWHVTLPNVKWGLLYGVILCNARAMGEFGAVSVVSGHIRGQTNTLPLHVEILYNEYQFAAAFAVASLLALLALVTLVLKQFIEWRASVAVKEAAAS; translated from the coding sequence ATGTCCGGTGCTGCTACTTCCACTCTGAGCCTGGGCGCCGCCAAGGGCGGCCGCTACCAGAGCAACCCCGCGACGCGCGAGGCGCCCTGGGTCCGCTACACCCTGCTGACCCTGGGCCTGGCCTTCTTTGCGCTGTTCCTGATCCTGCCGCTGGTGACGGTGTTCGCCGAGGCGCTGCGCAAGGGCTGGCAGGTCTATTTCGACGCCCTGGTCGAGCCCGATGCGGTCTCGGCCGTCAAGCTGACCCTGATCGCCGCGTTGATCTCGGTGCCGCTGAACCTGGTGTTCGGCGTCAGCGCCGCCTGGGCCATCGCCAAGCATGACTTCCGCGGCAAGCAGCTCCTGATCACCTTCATCGACCTGCCCTTCTCGGTCTCGCCGGTGGTGGCGGGCCTGATCTATGTGCTGCTGTTCGGCGCCCAGGGCTGGTTCGGCCCCTGGCTGCAGGCGAACGACATCAAGATCATCTTCGCGGTGCCGGGCATCGTGCTGGCCACGGTGTTCGTGACCTTCCCCTTCGTCGCCCGCGAGCTGATCCCGCTGATGCAGGCCCAGGGCCGCGACGAGGAGGAGGCCGCCACGGTGCTGGGCGCCTCCGGCTGGCAGACCTTCTGGCATGTCACCCTGCCCAACGTCAAATGGGGCCTGCTGTACGGCGTGATCCTGTGCAATGCCCGCGCGATGGGCGAGTTCGGCGCGGTCTCGGTGGTGTCGGGCCATATCCGCGGCCAGACCAACACCCTGCCGCTGCATGTCGAGATCCTCTACAACGAGTACCAGTTCGCCGCGGCCTTCGCGGTGGCGTCCCTCTTGGCCCTGCTGGCCCTGGTGACCCTGGTGCTGAAGCAATTCATCGAATGGCGCGCCAGCGTGGCCGTCAAGGAAGCCGCCGCATCATGA